The following coding sequences lie in one Alicyclobacillus curvatus genomic window:
- a CDS encoding ABC transporter permease subunit encodes MKIYRRTRTWILAAAMVALIVLTGILYHHQHNTSVPANWKQQLVTQNTKIQQELSAKHNPGLNNQQLEVQYKTNQYHIEHNIPPSATTGWDFANLIVSNMGFLVTVFVAVIAGDIVASEFSFGTIKALLIRPVKRWQVLLSKFIAALIFGVVFTALTFVISYVVGGLLFGFGGAGHAQIYVNGHQTISEASTAAFTLMNYGFMAVQLLFTMTIAFMISSLFRSSALAIAMSIVTLFVGSTVVNLLSRYSWDKYILFANTDLSQYFINGPHIHGMTLGFSIVMLAVYFVVMKGLSYVVFGKRDVSLS; translated from the coding sequence ATGAAGATTTATCGCCGGACACGTACGTGGATTCTCGCCGCAGCCATGGTCGCTCTGATTGTCCTTACGGGCATTCTCTACCATCACCAGCATAACACGAGCGTGCCAGCGAATTGGAAGCAACAACTTGTCACGCAAAACACGAAGATTCAGCAAGAGCTATCTGCGAAGCACAATCCTGGACTCAACAATCAACAGCTTGAAGTGCAGTACAAGACCAACCAGTACCACATCGAACACAACATTCCGCCTTCAGCGACCACCGGTTGGGATTTTGCCAACCTAATTGTTTCCAACATGGGCTTCCTGGTTACTGTGTTCGTCGCTGTAATCGCCGGAGACATTGTAGCATCTGAGTTTTCCTTCGGCACCATCAAGGCACTCCTGATACGACCTGTCAAACGGTGGCAGGTTCTGCTGTCGAAGTTCATTGCTGCGCTGATTTTTGGCGTCGTATTCACCGCCCTTACCTTCGTCATCTCCTACGTTGTCGGCGGTCTGTTGTTTGGCTTTGGCGGTGCAGGGCATGCCCAAATCTACGTAAACGGGCATCAGACGATTTCCGAGGCCTCCACAGCTGCGTTTACATTGATGAACTATGGTTTTATGGCCGTACAACTGCTGTTCACGATGACCATCGCGTTTATGATTTCATCGCTCTTTCGCAGTAGTGCGCTCGCCATTGCCATGTCCATCGTAACGTTGTTTGTCGGTTCTACGGTTGTAAATCTGCTGTCCCGGTACAGTTGGGACAAGTACATCCTATTTGCCAACACAGACTTGTCGCAGTACTTTATCAACGGTCCCCACATTCATGGCATGACGCTTGGTTTCTCAATTGTCATGCTTGCTGTCTACTTTGTTGTCATGAAAGGTCTATCGTACGTCGTTTTTGGAAAACGCGATGTATCTTTGAGCTGA
- a CDS encoding GNAT family N-acetyltransferase, producing MGENVHLCRPSTDLQNEYISYYEEWVNSGEELEGMAPWVISRDPADFRKIVESLLNNEKVEYLPDGGVPSSTYWLVTDSRKVVGSVNIRHSLTPFGHIGYGIRPSERRKGYATRLLALSLLKARELGIEKVLVICHKDNTGSEKTIRNNGGIQDTSYIEESGNLLRFWIDL from the coding sequence ATGGGAGAGAATGTACATCTATGCAGACCGTCTACTGACTTACAAAATGAGTATATCTCCTATTATGAGGAGTGGGTAAATAGTGGGGAAGAGTTGGAAGGTATGGCACCATGGGTGATTTCCAGAGACCCTGCAGATTTCCGAAAAATCGTCGAATCTTTGTTAAACAACGAGAAGGTTGAGTATTTGCCCGATGGAGGGGTACCTTCTTCAACATACTGGTTGGTAACTGACTCCCGAAAGGTTGTCGGGTCGGTAAATATCCGTCACAGTCTTACACCTTTCGGTCACATTGGGTATGGCATTCGACCTTCTGAGAGACGAAAAGGATACGCAACAAGGCTATTAGCTCTGTCATTGTTAAAGGCAAGGGAGTTGGGCATAGAAAAAGTCTTAGTCATCTGCCATAAGGATAATACAGGCTCTGAAAAGACAATACGAAACAATGGTGGGATTCAGGATACAAGCTACATTGAAGAAAGCGGAAATCTACTGCGGTTTTGGATCGATTTGTAA
- a CDS encoding ABC transporter ATP-binding protein, whose product MWQDERAALANTRNEHNTKNTQSSVRPGNVSQPAVEIRGLTKRIGHKTIVDNLSFEIPKGEVFGFLGPNGAGKTTTIRMMVGLISISKGQVVINGLDIQKNFREAMMHVGAIVENPEMYKFLSGYQNLVHFARMTPGVSKQRILEVVGMVGLEHRINDKVKTYSLGMRQRLGLAQALLHNPSVLILDEPTNGLDPAGIRELRDHLRKLARDEGLTVVVSSHLLSEMELMCDRVAVIQHGRLIGVNRMHDMTKTDVFAAQRTLFDVSQTDKALAIIERTLGPSRVPLHQESNSVDSSAIEISVTRKETSQVVAALVREGIEVYAVHVHARTLEESFLELTGDGDID is encoded by the coding sequence ATGTGGCAAGATGAACGCGCTGCTCTCGCCAATACGCGAAATGAGCATAATACGAAGAATACGCAAAGCTCCGTCCGACCGGGCAATGTCAGTCAGCCTGCAGTGGAAATTCGGGGTCTGACGAAACGCATCGGTCACAAAACTATCGTTGACAATTTATCGTTTGAAATCCCGAAAGGAGAAGTGTTTGGTTTTCTCGGGCCAAACGGCGCGGGCAAGACGACCACCATCCGGATGATGGTCGGCCTGATTTCCATCAGTAAAGGTCAGGTGGTCATTAACGGACTTGATATCCAGAAGAACTTCCGCGAAGCGATGATGCATGTGGGTGCAATCGTCGAAAACCCAGAAATGTACAAATTCCTTAGCGGATATCAGAACCTCGTTCACTTTGCACGCATGACACCAGGAGTTTCAAAGCAACGGATTCTCGAAGTTGTCGGCATGGTCGGACTTGAACATCGGATAAACGACAAAGTAAAGACCTATTCACTCGGGATGCGGCAGAGACTTGGATTGGCGCAAGCATTGCTCCATAACCCGTCTGTCCTCATCCTTGATGAACCGACAAATGGGCTCGATCCCGCTGGTATCCGCGAATTGCGGGACCATCTACGCAAACTCGCCCGTGACGAAGGGTTGACCGTCGTTGTCTCCAGTCACCTCTTGTCGGAAATGGAACTGATGTGTGACAGAGTCGCGGTGATTCAGCACGGTCGACTTATCGGTGTGAACCGGATGCACGACATGACCAAAACAGACGTCTTCGCAGCACAACGCACGCTATTTGACGTCAGTCAAACTGACAAAGCCTTGGCCATCATAGAGCGCACCCTCGGTCCATCTCGTGTCCCTCTTCATCAGGAGTCAAATAGTGTTGACAGTTCAGCCATCGAAATCTCCGTAACCCGCAAGGAGACATCTCAAGTTGTAGCTGCCCTTGTCAGGGAAGGCATCGAAGTCTACGCGGTCCATGTACACGCAAGAACTCTGGAGGAATCCTTCCTCGAACTGACGGGAGATGGGGACATTGATTAA